In a genomic window of Candidatus Manganitrophaceae bacterium:
- a CDS encoding hemerythrin domain-containing protein codes for MPIKIGPSPEITFTNPLGWLRGCHDRIEHFLNVLMTVAADRQGGELHRADREALEAALRYFREAAPKHSEDEEQSLFPRLRAATPPSAVAARPILDALETEHQTLQSMYEEVDVLIQRWLMEGALSTREGKRLLTLVQQLRAAYEKHIAIEDREVFSTASVVLTASQMIEIGREMALRRGINPDLAIAYPIDGPPPD; via the coding sequence ATGCCGATCAAGATCGGGCCGAGTCCCGAAATCACATTTACAAACCCATTGGGTTGGCTGCGCGGCTGTCACGATCGGATCGAGCACTTTCTCAACGTGTTGATGACGGTGGCAGCCGATCGGCAAGGGGGCGAGCTGCACCGGGCCGATCGAGAAGCGCTGGAGGCGGCGCTCCGTTATTTCCGGGAAGCGGCGCCGAAGCATTCGGAGGATGAGGAACAGTCGCTCTTTCCTCGGCTGAGGGCCGCCACCCCCCCCTCCGCTGTGGCGGCGCGGCCGATCCTCGACGCGCTGGAGACCGAGCACCAGACCCTCCAGTCGATGTACGAAGAGGTCGACGTCTTGATTCAGCGGTGGCTGATGGAAGGGGCCCTCTCCACGAGGGAAGGGAAGCGGCTTCTCACGCTGGTCCAGCAGTTGCGGGCGGCTTATGAAAAGCATATCGCGATTGAAGATCGAGAGGTTTTTTCAACCGCTTCCGTGGTGTTGACCGCCTCGCAGATGATTGAAATCGGGCGTGAGATGGCACTCCGGCGGGGGATTAATCCCGATTTGGCGATCGCCTATCCGATCGACGGACCGCCCCCCGACTGA
- a CDS encoding metallophosphoesterase family protein, producing the protein MALRATRIGVISDTHGRLDPKVLQIFAGVDHIIHAGDIGGEAVLKGLAQIAPVIAVRGNNDVGPPLNQLPDLERIAWEGREIVLIHNLKDYLKPTEAMKQRLRGVAPRVVISGHSHKGMVEQREEVIYFNPGGAGPKRFSLRRSVGMMERQEETVRFSLIFLEEGRPLRRRFPLPVQPGAALFKDQTSMHRQ; encoded by the coding sequence ATGGCACTCCGCGCGACCCGAATCGGAGTGATCTCAGACACCCACGGACGGCTCGACCCCAAGGTGTTACAGATCTTCGCAGGCGTCGATCACATTATCCATGCAGGGGATATTGGGGGCGAGGCGGTCTTGAAGGGGCTCGCGCAGATCGCGCCGGTGATCGCCGTCCGGGGGAACAATGACGTCGGCCCCCCGCTGAACCAGCTTCCCGACCTGGAGCGGATCGCGTGGGAAGGGAGGGAGATCGTTTTAATCCACAACTTGAAGGATTATTTAAAGCCGACCGAGGCGATGAAGCAACGGCTGCGCGGGGTTGCGCCCCGGGTGGTGATCTCCGGCCACAGCCACAAAGGGATGGTCGAACAGCGGGAAGAGGTCATCTATTTTAATCCGGGCGGTGCGGGGCCGAAGCGTTTTTCGTTGAGACGGTCGGTCGGAATGATGGAACGGCAGGAAGAGACGGTGCGATTCAGCCTGATCTTCTTGGAAGAGGGACGGCCGCTCCGGCGGCGCTTTCCCCTTCCGGTGCAACCCGGCGCGGCGCTGTTTAAGGATCAAACGTCGATGCATCGGCAATAA
- a CDS encoding DUF4864 domain-containing protein: MLPFFLLWSALFIPTRTAQTPTAQSPTAIEEIQSIIQQQLDAFNLNDYETAYHLASTQVRNQFSPDQFQERIRTDYPQLTKSLRLTFDQIDLDTGRTHAVARIEVTGFNHKKITAEYQLIHEDEGWKIDQMAIVPLRASIRGRSS; encoded by the coding sequence ATGCTCCCCTTCTTTCTCCTCTGGTCTGCGCTCTTCATCCCAACCCGCACCGCGCAAACCCCCACCGCGCAATCCCCCACCGCGATCGAAGAGATCCAATCGATCATCCAACAACAGCTCGACGCTTTCAACTTGAACGACTACGAGACCGCCTATCACCTCGCCTCCACCCAGGTCCGAAACCAATTCTCGCCAGATCAATTCCAAGAGCGGATTCGGACCGACTATCCGCAACTGACCAAGAGCCTCCGGCTGACCTTCGACCAAATCGACCTCGACACCGGCCGAACCCACGCCGTCGCCCGGATCGAAGTGACCGGCTTCAACCACAAAAAAATCACCGCCGAGTATCAACTGATCCATGAAGACGAGGGATGGAAGATCGACCAGATGGCGATCGTCCCGCTGCGCGCCTCCATCAGGGGAAGGAGCTCTTAA
- a CDS encoding aldo/keto reductase has protein sequence MDYVKLGRTGLKVSRLCLGTMNFGPETDEKESHTIMDQALELGINFFDTANVYGWKRGEGWTEQIIGRWLAQGGRREKIVLASKVYGRMGEGENDRRLTAYHIRRACEESLRRLQTDHLDLYQMHHIDPETPWEEIWQAMEILVQQGKVLYVGSSNFPAWQIATANQLAAQRHFLGLVSEQSIYSLENRMIELEVIPACRAYGLGVLPYSPLAGGLLAGALAKAKEGRRSGEEFQAEVGKYRARLTQYEALCKKLGESPSAVALAWVLSNPVVTAPIIGPRTMDQLTGSLQALKLTLDDETKKTLDTLWPGPGGEAPEAYAW, from the coding sequence ATGGACTACGTAAAACTGGGACGAACGGGACTCAAGGTCAGCCGTCTCTGTCTCGGGACGATGAACTTCGGGCCGGAGACGGACGAAAAGGAAAGTCATACCATCATGGATCAAGCGTTGGAGCTCGGAATCAACTTTTTCGATACCGCCAACGTATACGGCTGGAAGCGGGGCGAAGGCTGGACCGAGCAGATCATCGGACGTTGGCTCGCCCAAGGAGGCCGGCGGGAAAAGATCGTCTTGGCGAGCAAAGTGTATGGGCGGATGGGCGAGGGAGAGAACGACCGGCGCCTTACGGCCTATCATATCCGACGCGCCTGCGAAGAGAGCCTCCGGCGCTTGCAGACCGACCATCTCGACCTGTATCAGATGCACCACATCGACCCGGAGACGCCGTGGGAGGAGATCTGGCAGGCAATGGAAATTTTAGTGCAGCAGGGAAAAGTCCTTTATGTCGGAAGCAGCAACTTCCCCGCCTGGCAAATCGCCACCGCCAACCAGCTTGCCGCGCAACGCCATTTTCTCGGATTGGTCAGCGAGCAGAGCATCTACAGCCTGGAGAACCGGATGATCGAGCTGGAGGTGATCCCCGCCTGCCGCGCCTACGGCCTCGGTGTGCTCCCCTACAGCCCGCTCGCCGGCGGCCTGCTGGCCGGCGCCCTCGCCAAAGCAAAAGAAGGACGGCGAAGCGGCGAGGAATTTCAAGCGGAAGTGGGAAAATACCGCGCCCGATTGACCCAATACGAAGCCCTTTGCAAAAAACTCGGCGAATCCCCTTCGGCGGTTGCGCTCGCCTGGGTGCTCTCCAACCCCGTCGTGACCGCCCCGATCATCGGCCCGCGGACGATGGACCAACTCACCGGCTCCCTACAGGCCCTTAAACTGACCCTCGACGATGAAACAAAAAAGACCCTCGATACCCTCTGGCCCGGCCCCGGCGGAGAAGCCCCGGAGGCGTACGCATGGTGA
- the kaiC gene encoding circadian clock protein KaiC gives MRSKRKIVRRGDGVAKSPTAITGLDEITGGGLPKGRLTLLCGGAGCGKSLLAMEFLINGAVHYNEPGAFFSFEERPDEIVENIAAVGFNLPNLISKKKIVVDYIHVDRNEMEEIGEYDLGGLFIRIEEAVRSVGARRVVLDTIESLFSGLTNEAILRSEVRRLFQWLKDQGLTAVVTGEQGIGTLTRQGLEEYVSDCVIFLDHRVKDELSTRRLRVVKYRGSAHGTNEYPFLIEEGGISVLPITSYKLEHAAPTERISSGIAGLDEMLGAKGFYRGSTILITGTAGTGKTSIASHFAHAASRQGERCVYFTFEESVPQILRNMRSIGLHLEPWVKKGLLKFHAARPTLSGLEMHLVMMHKLISEFKPSVIIIDPVTNLTSVGQTSEVQLMLTRLISFLKMHDVTALFTSLVISGHSVAQTEVGISSLIDTWIMLQDLESGGERNRIVEVLKSRGMAHSNQIREFIFTSRGIRLLDVYLSPSGVLTGSARVSQEAQDRAFHLAQQRESERRERDSFRKRKVLEAQIAALRAELETEEKEFYRISEEEKRRMEREGRDRADLAQSRRAPARSNGH, from the coding sequence ATGCGCTCTAAGAGGAAGATCGTTCGCCGAGGGGATGGGGTAGCAAAATCTCCGACGGCAATCACAGGATTGGATGAGATCACCGGAGGGGGGCTGCCGAAGGGACGCCTGACCCTCCTTTGCGGGGGGGCCGGCTGTGGAAAATCGCTGCTGGCGATGGAGTTCCTCATCAACGGGGCGGTTCACTATAATGAGCCGGGGGCCTTTTTCTCGTTTGAGGAGCGGCCGGACGAGATCGTCGAGAACATCGCCGCCGTCGGTTTCAACCTCCCGAATCTAATCTCGAAAAAGAAAATCGTGGTCGATTATATCCATGTCGACCGGAATGAAATGGAAGAGATCGGAGAGTATGACCTCGGAGGGCTCTTCATTCGGATTGAAGAGGCGGTCCGGTCGGTGGGCGCCCGGCGGGTGGTGCTCGATACGATCGAATCGCTCTTCTCGGGGTTGACGAACGAAGCGATCCTTCGGTCGGAGGTGAGGCGGCTCTTTCAGTGGCTGAAAGACCAAGGGCTGACCGCCGTGGTGACCGGTGAGCAGGGGATCGGCACCCTCACGCGGCAGGGCCTGGAGGAGTATGTCTCCGACTGTGTGATCTTCCTCGACCATCGGGTGAAAGACGAGCTCTCGACGCGGCGGCTGCGGGTGGTGAAGTACCGCGGCTCGGCACACGGAACCAATGAATACCCTTTTCTGATTGAAGAGGGCGGGATCTCGGTCCTCCCGATCACCTCTTATAAATTAGAACATGCCGCCCCGACGGAGCGGATCTCCTCCGGCATCGCCGGGCTCGATGAGATGTTGGGGGCGAAAGGTTTTTATCGAGGGAGCACGATTTTGATCACCGGCACCGCCGGAACCGGAAAGACGAGCATCGCCTCCCATTTCGCCCACGCCGCCAGCCGTCAGGGAGAGCGATGCGTCTATTTTACATTCGAAGAGTCGGTTCCCCAGATCCTGCGCAATATGCGATCGATCGGCCTTCACCTGGAGCCGTGGGTGAAAAAAGGGCTGCTGAAATTTCATGCGGCGCGCCCGACCCTTTCCGGGCTGGAGATGCATCTCGTCATGATGCACAAGCTGATCAGCGAATTTAAGCCGAGCGTCATTATCATCGATCCGGTCACCAACCTGACGTCGGTCGGACAGACCTCCGAAGTCCAACTCATGCTGACCCGCCTGATCAGTTTTTTAAAGATGCACGACGTCACGGCCCTTTTCACCAGCCTCGTCATCAGTGGACATTCGGTCGCTCAGACCGAGGTCGGCATCTCCTCCCTCATCGACACCTGGATCATGCTGCAGGATCTGGAGAGCGGCGGGGAGCGCAACCGGATCGTGGAGGTGCTTAAATCCCGAGGGATGGCCCATTCGAACCAAATCCGGGAGTTCATCTTTACGAGCCGGGGGATTCGCCTGCTCGATGTTTACCTCAGTCCCAGCGGGGTGTTGACCGGCTCGGCGCGGGTTTCGCAGGAAGCGCAGGACCGTGCGTTCCACCTGGCGCAGCAGCGGGAGAGCGAGCGCAGGGAGCGCGATTCGTTCCGCAAACGCAAAGTGTTGGAGGCGCAGATCGCGGCCCTGCGGGCGGAGCTGGAGACGGAGGAGAAAGAGTTTTATCGGATTTCTGAAGAGGAAAAACGCCGGATGGAACGCGAGGGGCGAGACCGGGCCGATCTGGCCCAAAGCCGCAGGGCTCCGGCCCGCTCCAACGGCCACTAA
- the kaiB gene encoding circadian clock protein KaiB, which translates to MKPKKTGEALKAAPSQKVWTLRLYVAGQTPKSVTALSNLERICEAHLEGKYRIEVVDLLKSPQLARGDQIIATPTLVRRLPPPVKKIIGDLSNADRVLVGLDLRPIGKQRP; encoded by the coding sequence ATGAAGCCGAAGAAAACAGGAGAGGCCTTGAAAGCGGCCCCGAGCCAGAAGGTTTGGACCTTGCGCCTGTATGTGGCGGGACAAACCCCGAAATCGGTCACCGCCTTGTCCAATCTGGAGCGAATTTGTGAGGCGCATCTTGAGGGGAAGTACCGGATTGAGGTCGTCGATCTTTTAAAGAGCCCGCAGCTCGCCCGCGGGGATCAGATCATCGCGACGCCGACGCTGGTTCGAAGGCTTCCCCCGCCGGTGAAGAAAATCATCGGCGACCTCTCGAATGCAGACCGGGTGCTGGTCGGACTCGACCTCCGTCCGATCGGAAAGCAGAGACCCTGA
- a CDS encoding circadian clock protein KaiB → MPSERIPREAYHLRLFVTGATPQSTRAIINLKELCETYLKGRYNLEIFDLYQQPSLAKKEGIVAVPTLIMRTPVQRRLVGDLSDRNRLLLGLGLPAENQP, encoded by the coding sequence CTGCCGTCGGAGCGCATCCCGCGCGAGGCGTATCACCTTCGCCTCTTTGTGACGGGGGCGACGCCGCAGTCGACGCGCGCCATTATTAACCTGAAGGAGCTATGCGAAACATACCTAAAGGGGAGATACAATCTGGAGATATTCGATCTCTATCAGCAGCCGTCCCTCGCAAAGAAAGAGGGGATCGTCGCGGTGCCGACGCTCATCATGAGAACCCCGGTGCAAAGAAGGCTGGTCGGGGACCTCTCGGACCGAAACCGCCTTCTTCTCGGATTGGGGCTGCCGGCCGAAAATCAGCCATGA